The region aaactaaaatgcaCAACACTTGGTTTGGAAAAATGCTACAGATGTTATGTTCACAAGAGAAAAGGCATAGAATTTGTagatcagtttgttttttaaatgaaaaatgagatTAAATCTTGAAGATAAccatcatttcatttttattatgaaattaaAGAACCATCaagtcaaagtaaaaaaacaaaaaccctcattaacatttattttgctgGAGAAAACGTGCTTAAACTTCatggaaaacaaaatgatgaAATCTACAGGTAAGCTTGGAAAGAAAATAGACAAGGGATTTCAAAGTTTCTGAACTATAGAAGCTGGTGTGCAGAATAGAAAAATAACTTCGTACATTTATAAGTTAAGAAACCTTGGTATACTCTCAACGCCTTTCCTGTAGTTTATATCCCTAATGTCATATCAGTGTCTCATTACAGCTCGAAGTGAAGACAAACTGAATGCATCTGTCCTCTTGAGTTTAGATCATGTTGGAGGGGGTGGGTAGTACTGTCCGTAACCCCATGGATTCTGGTAGTTGTACTGTCaggagaaatgaaaaaaaacaaaaaggagttaCTATTATAAATGAAATTCTTGGTATATGTTGATCAAATCACAATACCTTTAATTCTTGAAAATTTGACAAGCTAGACGATACAACAACAGAAATGACTTGTATATACTTGTGCTTCAGAGCATCCACTGGCTGAATGGAAagatcatatacacacacactcacacacacagtagtttCTTCCGATAGACAGAGAGATAACAGCAAACACGCAGACGCCCACCTGGTACCAGCTGCTGTAGTTGTATGCACTCTGATTGGCTTGCATGTCCCCTCCCATCATCTGTCCAGTTTCCACCGTGGTATCTTCTGCACGCTGCTTCTTCTCCTCCGGCTCTTGGGCACTGCGGAGGACATTACCATCAGCAACGTTCAAGACTGCGAATGGTCCATCTACACAGGATTCTCAAATACTCTAAAACAGTTCTGTCTGCGCCAAGTTTGAAAACAGTGAGATTAAAAGGTATACTGTTAGGTGACAATGACTACCCCTGTAGGCAGTATTTAAATGACACTTTAAAAGACATTTAATGgcagtttttcattaattaaaacagggTCAAATAACAGACTACCATTTCACCAGTATATAGTACATTATTTTGAGGGGAAACAGCTGACATACAGAAGTCACAATACTTTAGCGTTTTGGGTTCTTTGGGACAGAGATTAGACAGACGCAGGGTTGAATTGAAAGGCTTACGCTGTTTACTTCTTTATAACAATaatgattacaaaaacaaaagcataaaataAGGGAAGGGAACCATGAGTGGAAACAAATAAAATGGGTATTTCTTTTTTGGCATTAGCCTTCAAATGtttatgcaattatttttattgattttagtcCACTGTGGGGATTGAATTCTGTTGTAATCTGTCCCCAGGTAGACAGTTCCTTCAGTGCCAATGTTTAATGACTCTTAGATCTAGACTATGAGTCGGAGACTAGATCTAAGATTCACAGAAGCAACAGAAATAACCCTAGGATTCAATCTTGGATTAGTCAATCCTGGATGTGATCGAATTTTGATCTCTATGTGCACAATCCACCCTGGGTATTTAACAAGACTTACTCGTTACTTACCCATTTTCAGCTTTTCTTTTCAAAGAATCCTGCTTCTTGAGCAGACTTTGATGTTCATCATATGCAGTCATAAGcctaaaaaataatacaaaagctTAATTCTATTGCAATATTAAGTTAGAAAAGGCTTCATGATCACATCAAGACAACAGCTCCACAACACAGGAAGGCAGAGAACAGCAAGTGTCATTTCAAATTGTGCCAAACCGCTGCATTTCCAATTCATAACAAATTGGCTTAAGGTTTTACTGAAGGGAGAATAACTTTAAATGACACCTCAGGATTAtgttcagattatatatataatctccagtCTGAGATAAGATACAATGTACTGGATGCTCACAGATGGATTTATTAAAGCAAGTCATTCCTTTACAGCTGTTAattctaaattacaaaaaaagcagATACACACCTGGTGACATCAAAGCCAAAGTCTTCAAGAAATTCCACCTTCCTCTGAGAAAAGGATATTCTGGTCTCCACTGGCAGGGAACTGTTCACTGCTTTATCGAAGCAGGAGAGGATGTGCTCTTCGTTTAGTTTCAGGTCACCGCTGAACTCTATTTCCAGCAGGTTAAGGTACAGCTTGGGGCTCTGAATTAGTAAGAGACAACAGCAACAATGAGTGATCATATTGGAAAACCAGTTGAGGTggttccattatttatttatttatttattttgtacgtGCAAACCATTAACCCAAAATACAAGCCACTCACGGACTGGTTTCCAGCAGCGAGATGTGCAAGGATGCTTTTTACCTCGTCTCTCTCGATGGCCTCCAGCAGCACCTCCCTGGCTCTCTGCAAGCTCTTCTGCACTTTGAAGAGCAGGCGGGCCAGCTTGATGGAGTAGAAGGAAGACACGCTGGCCGTTTTGCCGTTCTTGATGGCTTCCCGCAGCAAGGACTCTGCCTCCTCCAGGTTTCCATGGCGCCGCTCCAGGCTCACTCTTCGTAAACGGACCATGGCCAGCCCAGGCACAGTCTCTTCAAAGGTCTTCAAGATCCCTCTCGCTTCTTCTATGTTTCCTGAGAAGCACACAGACGTATACATTTAATGGGAGTAGATCAGTCAAAAGTGTGCCTTCATGGACTCAAGATGCCCCACAGTTATGAGGACTCGACTCTTCCTCCAGGAATACCAGCTTGCACTGAAAAttccacccccccaaaaaaaaaaaaaaaaaaaaaaaaaccatgtgcTGCTTTTGTAACAAATAACACTAAAAACAGGCCAAGAGTTAGTAAGTCTAAATGGTGTAATTTCATGAGACTTAGACCCAGAAAAGTTCAGCTTGTTCAAGGAGTAgagcaaggatggaaataagactcctattacacagtttcacccatttcaggttttactacaagcttgactACCCACAGTGCATAGGTAAAAGGCTCAggtgtaaaaccaggaatggatcacactgcaaTGGGAGTATCATTCTTGGAACAGGAACAGGTTTGTGGATCAGCTCATTTATCAGACCAGGCCAAACAAGAGGAACACTGTCCCGAACAGGAAGGTGAAACGGGCCAACAATCCGGATTGAGCAGGTTTGTCCAGCATCAAGAAATAACCCCAGGCTACATCCAATGAAAGGAAGACAATTTAGCCTACCTTGCTGCTCTTCAAAGGCAGACCAGAGTAAATGAACCATAGGTTTCTTAGGCAGATGTATAGTGCATGCTTTCATGTAGACATGTCTTACTCCGTCAATACTGTGGTTCTCCAAGTACTTCGCatactttaaaaataatgaaaaaatgagACAAAAAGAGAAACTAAATTAAGTACAGCTCTGTTTTCAAATCCAGCcagcaaaatacatttacagaacattttaaattgttttaaacccatCAGCACCTTCATCGACCCATTAAGATTAGTTTCTGTAAGGGAGGACGAAGAGATGCAACGTAGTTGGCAAATGCAGCAGTCAAATCTGGTGGCAAGCAGACCATCCCCTAATGCAACAGATAGTCACATATCAACATTACAATTATATGgctcataaataaaaaaagttactcAGGAGATCAAAATATTTAGAAACCCGATCCAGTCGTGTAATTACCTTGACCCAGAATTCCTCATACAGGGCACAGGCAACTAGGCACCTCTCAAACAGAACAGCCACACGTTCAGGGGTCCCATTCTCAATCTCAAAATCCAGGTACTCCTTCCAGTTGTTCAGCTGGGCTTTTTCCAGGGGCTTTACGTGGAAGTAAGGGCGCTTAATCTGAGccaaaaacaaagagacaaatgTTTAACTAGTAGAGTGGCACAAACCGATTATTCCAATGAAACCAACTGCTCGAAACCAAGCTCTCCACAGGCGAGGGTCACTGGTGTCGatcgggctaatttaccattcgagtgcaacaagtgaagaagcagctgcttggatttgtgtagattgctgttctccacagtgtaagaaaagcagcaatcagcTCTTTACTAGGACTGGTAAATGAGCCCATCACAGAGCCTCATATCTGAACGGCCTGAGAACAGTTACATGGTGTGTTTAAGAAATACTATCTTTCTATCAATGTGCTTGTGGTTTACGAATATTCACATCCACAATACTGTCCTATAGTAGGAAAGAATACCCCAAACATTAGCAATAGCTTACCCCTTCCTCAAACGTCCACCGCTTGCTGACTTCATGCTCATTGTGGTTGAAAACCTCCTGCCGGGACTCAATAACTCTGTGACGCATGTTTTCTATCTCGGTGATAAGCTGCAAGGATAGGAACAAAAAAGTGTCAGGGTTTGAAATAAATGGTTATTATATTGAATTATCTGGTATACAGAGGCAAAACTTATAATCCATTGTTACATTATCAAAGACACATGCTATTAGAAATTCCAAGGTCAGACATGTTCTACTTCAAAACCACATGCAAGTAATGCAAGTAGGTAAAATGCACTTTGTATGgctgggaacttttttttttttttttttttttttttttttttgaaagtctACAAATGTTAATTGAACATGTTCCTCTGAAGGGTTGCGAGACACAACTGACTAACACAGCAAAATTATTATGCTTGAAGAGTCTACAAATGTTAATTGAACATGTTCCTCTGAAGGGTTGCGAGACACCATCCATCTTTTTTAAATGGTCTCTCAAAATTAggtttaaaacagaacataacaTTAGATGTGCTTACAAAGCATGCTTATCAACCACATCTCCGTTACCTTTGCAGGATCGGCGAGGTCCTCTATACCAGGGGGGACGTCGTCTCCCGGTGGAGCATCCTCTCCCCCATGCCCATTCACACTGGCCAGCTCTCTGCGCAGTTTGATAAATTCATCTACCGACAGGAACTGTTTTGGCAAGTTGTTCTGTATATGTTCtctgaatctaaaaaaaaaaaaaaaaaaaaagttatataatgtGCTTTCAAATTGCATCTGTGTAGAAAACTGTAATTTGAGTTCGAAACCCAGATATTAAACTGCACGCGATGGTTACAAAAGCATCCAATTAAAAGCTGGTGAATTGACTTTGCAGATGCCCTCAagaataaaagtgaaaaaaacaacccGAACAGGTCAAATTTGTGCACACCTCTGGAAGTGGTGACTGTACAGCTGTGTAGGGATCCCAAGAAGGCGATCGTAGATGGCAGTAACCTCCCTCAAGTTTCCCAGCTCCGTCTCCCAGTTGATGTATGCCTCCCAGAGTCTGTCCGAGCGGAAGTCCGTTCCTGCTGCAAGCACTGCGTGTTCGTAAGCACTGGGGAATGCAAACAATGCAAATTTATCAAACCGTTTCAGCTGCTGCGGTTTCATTCGTAACCTGAAATGACTTGGACTCGCTGCCAGGCTAAGCACAGGCTACATTTATACAGGTACAGCCACATCTAAGATTGGAAATTGGAAATGAATAAAGAACTTCACTGTTAAGAGTGTAATACTGCTAGGTTTCCATGAATttcaataaatggaaatgttgagactattttttttcaaattgcaatGTGCAACTGGGGGCCGAAGTACAGTCAATACCACATAGGCCTCTAGAGAGGAAGACACAGAGGCTTTACACATTTTCTTGGGACCCTGCTACTGAATAAACCAGGGCAGATTGGATGTTAATCTCAACAGGTCTTCTTCTGGAAACATTACttgtaaaagaaaaagcaaaccaAATGCATTCTTACGATCGTAACTGGCTTTCTGTTTCTGGTTCACTGGGGTCCAACGATTCCTTCAAGAAGTTGATGTAATGAATCCAGAGGTCAACGCTGAGAGGGATCGCCTGGAGTCCTTGCCGGTAAGCCTAGAGAGAACAACACACGCCACAGGGCGCTGAACTTCAAGCAAGCACCAAGCCTCCAGTGGAGAGCCAAcactggaaatgtattttttccggtcaacctttagaaaaaaaatgctaaataacTTTGGAATTGTGTTTAAATAATCTGCCATTACCATTAGGTGGAGGTTGAAAAGAACATGGCAATGTTCTGTTCTCCACGGGGAGTAGAGGTCTTGAATCTTCACAGATTGGAGGTTCCTGCTTTCTGACCAGGTTGAGGGTAAGGCTTTGGGGTACAGACCATACGGCACAGACCCATTAGAACATCCCTGACAGCGTCTGACCAAAAATGCAATAAAACGTAGCAAATATACACAACTGGcatccacattttattatgtaaaaaaaaaaaaaaaattgtactttgAAATAGAAATTGCCCTGTCGTACTTGTTTAAGCTGCATGTACGGTAACGCAGTAAAGTTCGACAAACTGTACAGGTTAATGCACCTGTCAACAAAGGAGAGAAAAGGTTagcttatataaaaaataaaaaaggccacAAATAGGATAAAGAAAGTTGCAGCCTTTAAAAGACAACTACTGGAAACGCTGACGAGCAAAGCAAGGAGCACGCTTGAACTTTGGTTCATTATACAAGTGCTGAAGTAAGCTTTTAAAAGTACAGGTATACCTACTGAGCCTGCTTTTAATACAGGAGGCTCACACCAAATGTAAGGCTTATTTCTCCTTTTGCTTTGCGTCTCGTTTTCCAGTAGGTGTGTTTGAAAGTTACTTTCACTTGAACCTGTTCTTACCTCCTCAGCTCTTTTTATGTTGCCGTGTCGCTTCTCGAGGTCAGCGTATTTCTTCCAATAGCCGTAGCAGTACGGATATCGTGAAAAGAAGGCATCGAACGCTTTCCTGGACGCCACAAGGTGATTCTGCAAACAGCATCAAAAAAAAATTTTAGAACCtgcatttatactgtatatgaacatATGACGATAACATTTTAATGGCACACGTATTTGAAGGCAGTTTGAGTATATTTTCTATTTGagtaatgcaaaacaatatatttttagatATCAGCAGGACTGAGGCTCAGAACACAATCTATGTTcactttaaataatttaaattttcaCTTAAGTATCTGCTTGTCCCAGGTGGCTTAACATATAAAGTCTTTGAAAAAACTAAAGCCAAAATGAAATGATTCATCTTAGCACCACTACACCATggacaggtgaacttaaaactaaaatccaaaagaaataaaaaagcatgaaGTTCCAGCGATTTCAAAACTGGAtccccaaaataataaaaacttagCAGTTTcttgttcttattaattttattgACAGCAAAGACCCACCTCTTGTTCTACATACTGCAGTAGGTAGGTCCATCCGGTGAAATCCTGGGGGTTCTCTTCCACCACTTTCCAAAATTTCTCATACTCTGCAGGAAAAGGAACGTCAAAGTCTTCTGCTTCTGAGATAACTGCGGTGGCATCTCTACTGGCGTCAGGACTGGCATCTGCTTCCTCTGAAACTTCTATAGGGGAGCCTTCCAGCGCCATGTTTGCAGGACTGTCTGGTGATTTCTCAGGAGCAGACTCTTCCACCTCTTCTTGAAGGGCTGTGATTTCACAGTTCTCTGGGTTGTCTGGGTGTACCATGGTTACCGCCTCCAAGGGCTCACAATCGTCAGAGTTATCCGAATCTGGTATGGCTGTCATCGGTGCAGCTATTTCGCCTCCAAGTGCCTGCCCTGAAACAGGAGACAATCTGGTTTTGAAACAAGCAAACGTAGTGCCTACCGAGTTCACAGCTTGGCGTGAAAAACACATGTACTCAAAATAAACGGAGGAAAAACGTTGCGAGTAATGAACTTTAAATACTCTTTCCCAATGAGATATGTCCATAATAACGTTTGCAATGGACCTGACAACTTTCAAAACCAGAAATTTTCCAGTAGAACAGATAGATATTCGAGACCAAGCCTTATTTTTATGGAACCTGCAGTGGCAAGTTTATAACATTAATGAAATTAAAcagttaatataaaaaagtaaacaaacacacattgatTTAGACTAAATCTATTACACTTGCCACGTGTCCTTCCTCACTCAATGACTCCAATCATTCAACTCTGCAGAAACAGCTGCAAACGTCAGCGGTGTGAAATGCCCCTGGTATTAATAGGGCAGTTCAGCTCTACCACCAGATTAGGACCAAATAAATGAAGCACAAACCAGACTACAGGGGAACGTTAAAGAACTACAGGCCGGGTCCGTGTCAATTTGAAtacctttaaaatcaattcccagaaTCCTCGATGGATTTGTTATTTCAGAAACATCATTGGTTATCGTTCACCTGCTTTCATTGAATCCAGTTTAACTGATTAACAGTGACTTCAGTTTCAGTAATTTGTTGCCTCTGTGAGAATCTCATTAACAGGATACTGCTCATGTTAATTGATGAGGTGTTGATTAAAAGATAACGGGAATTGAATTGATCACAAACTGCTGGACAGCAGACCGGCAAGCTTGTATAAATGCAtagcaatagatttttttttttttttttttaataaaaatgaatgtgagTTACTTCAGTCAGTTTAGTTTGTCCCCGTCTCAGCTCTACAAAAAAGGGTCTTAATCATATTATTGATGTTAAGATTGAACTCACTATGGATTAAAAGTAGGCATTTTTATAGCAATCAAACTCTTGAGCCTGAAGGTAAAACAACTAACAGTCTCTCTTGTTTTGTGGTTTAGGACAATGTCTGAATACCCCAACATGCAACACCTTTGAAAGACGGCCAGCTGAGGCTGTGCGACCCAGCCAGCGCCGCGAGACCCAACCGAGGCTGTGCGACCCAGCCAGCGCCGCGAGACCCAACGGAGGCTGTGCGACCCAGCCAGCGCCGCGAGACCCAGCCAGCGCCGCGAGACCCAGCCAGCGCCGCGCGACCCAGCCAGCGCCGCGAGACCCAGCCAGCGCCGCGAGACCCAACGGAGGCTGTGCGACCCAGCCAGCGCCGCGAGACCCAACGAGGCTGTGCGACCCAGCCAGCGCCGCGAGACCCAGCCAGCGCCGCGAGACCCAACGGAGGCTGTGCGACCCAGCCAGCGCCGCGAGACCCAGCCAGCGCCGCGAGACCCAACGGAGGCTGTGCGACCCAGCCAGCGCCGCGAGACCCAGCCAGCGCCGCGAGACCCAACGGAGGCTGTGCGACCCAGCCAGCGCCGCGAGACCCAGCCAGCGCCGCGAGACCCAACGGAGGCTGTGCGACCCAGCCAGCGCCGCGAGACCCAGCCAGCGCCGCGAGACCCAACGGAGGCTGTGCGACCCAGCCAGCGCCGCGAGACCCAGCCAGCGCCGCGAGACCCAGCCAGGCACCTGGCGAACTCGAGAAAGTTCAtcacataaaattatttttttattttaa is a window of Polyodon spathula isolate WHYD16114869_AA chromosome 12, ASM1765450v1, whole genome shotgun sequence DNA encoding:
- the LOC121324165 gene encoding pre-mRNA-processing factor 39-like isoform X2 yields the protein METAGQALGGEIAAPMTAIPDSDNSDDCEPLEAVTMVHPDNPENCEITALQEEVEESAPEKSPDSPANMALEGSPIEVSEEADASPDASRDATAVISEAEDFDVPFPAEYEKFWKVVEENPQDFTGWTYLLQYVEQENHLVASRKAFDAFFSRYPYCYGYWKKYADLEKRHGNIKRAEEAYRQGLQAIPLSVDLWIHYINFLKESLDPSEPETESQLRSAYEHAVLAAGTDFRSDRLWEAYINWETELGNLREVTAIYDRLLGIPTQLYSHHFQRFREHIQNNLPKQFLSVDEFIKLRRELASVNGHGGEDAPPGDDVPPGIEDLADPAKLITEIENMRHRVIESRQEVFNHNEHEVSKRWTFEEGIKRPYFHVKPLEKAQLNNWKEYLDFEIENGTPERVAVLFERCLVACALYEEFWVKYAKYLENHSIDGVRHVYMKACTIHLPKKPMVHLLWSAFEEQQGNIEEARGILKTFEETVPGLAMVRLRRVSLERRHGNLEEAESLLREAIKNGKTASVSSFYSIKLARLLFKVQKSLQRAREVLLEAIERDESPKLYLNLLEIEFSGDLKLNEEHILSCFDKAVNSSLPVETRISFSQRKVEFLEDFGFDVTRLMTAYDEHQSLLKKQDSLKRKAENGAQEPEEKKQRAEDTTVETGQMMGGDMQANQSAYNYSSWYQYNYQNPWGYGQYYPPPPT
- the LOC121324165 gene encoding pre-mRNA-processing factor 39-like isoform X1, producing the protein METAGQALGGEIAAPMTAIPDSDNSDDCEPLEAVTMVHPDNPENCEITALQEEVEESAPEKSPDSPANMALEGSPIEVSEEADASPDASRDATAVISEAEDFDVPFPAEYEKFWKVVEENPQDFTGWTYLLQYVEQENHLVASRKAFDAFFSRYPYCYGYWKKYADLEKRHGNIKRAEEAYRQGLQAIPLSVDLWIHYINFLKESLDPSEPETESQLRSAYEHAVLAAGTDFRSDRLWEAYINWETELGNLREVTAIYDRLLGIPTQLYSHHFQRFREHIQNNLPKQFLSVDEFIKLRRELASVNGHGGEDAPPGDDVPPGIEDLADPAKLITEIENMRHRVIESRQEVFNHNEHEVSKRWTFEEGIKRPYFHVKPLEKAQLNNWKEYLDFEIENGTPERVAVLFERCLVACALYEEFWVKYAKYLENHSIDGVRHVYMKACTIHLPKKPMVHLLWSAFEEQQGNIEEARGILKTFEETVPGLAMVRLRRVSLERRHGNLEEAESLLREAIKNGKTASVSSFYSIKLARLLFKVQKSLQRAREVLLEAIERDEVKSILAHLAAGNQSSPKLYLNLLEIEFSGDLKLNEEHILSCFDKAVNSSLPVETRISFSQRKVEFLEDFGFDVTRLMTAYDEHQSLLKKQDSLKRKAENGAQEPEEKKQRAEDTTVETGQMMGGDMQANQSAYNYSSWYQYNYQNPWGYGQYYPPPPT